A region of Candidatus Hydrogenedentota bacterium DNA encodes the following proteins:
- the rsfS gene encoding ribosome silencing factor, whose amino-acid sequence MATLTPKKQQLPEQDPLQANVYRLVELALDKKVKDLKAYNVTGLTLTADALVVCTATSEPQAKAVMNAAKEGMREIGIRARHTEGSFHDAWMLIDFGDILFHVFREQARDFYDLDGLWADAPEFPVDSETS is encoded by the coding sequence TTGGCAACCTTGACGCCCAAGAAACAGCAGCTGCCGGAGCAGGACCCCCTCCAGGCCAATGTCTACCGCCTGGTGGAACTGGCGCTGGACAAAAAGGTCAAAGACCTCAAGGCCTACAACGTGACCGGGCTCACGCTCACCGCCGACGCGCTCGTGGTGTGCACCGCCACCAGCGAGCCGCAGGCCAAGGCCGTGATGAACGCCGCGAAGGAAGGCATGCGCGAGATTGGCATCCGCGCGCGCCACACCGAGGGCAGCTTCCACGACGCGTGGATGCTCATCGACTTTGGCGATATCCTGTTCCACGTGTTCCGGGAACAGGCGCGCGATTTCTACGACCTCGACGGGCTCTGGGCCGACGCGCCCGAGTTCCCGGTGGATTCGGAAACCTCCTGA
- a CDS encoding CTP synthase, protein MTRYVFVTGGVVSSIGKGILAAGLGLLLEARGLKIAMMKLDPYINVDPGTMNPFEHGEVFVTDDGAETDLDLGHYERFTSCKLSQRSNVTTGGIYNAVIQKERRGEYLGKTVQVIPHITDEIKSRIRQMASNPEEPVDVVIVEIGGTVGDIESLPFLEALRQYRLEVGPPNCCFVHVTLVPYIEAAGELKTKPTQHSVRSLRDIGIQPNVIVCRTGPYALSDGERHKIAMFCDVTDNAIISAQDVSPLYAIPLNFKAQGLDDTVLGLLNMEAGESDLSEWTSMVERLKRSSRDVRIAAVGKYVGHDDAYKSINEAFVHAGTENDCRVKLEWVDSEQFERGARPEEVLAGYDGILVGPGFGSRGVEGKIKAVHYARTHRVPFLGICLGMQVAVIEIARNCAGLAEANSTEFDPETKHPIISLLTEQRGLKDMGGTMRLGAYRCELKEGTLARDAYGKPSVEERHRHRYEFNNDYLEQLREKGGLVVSGVHHKGDHELVEIIEVKDHPWFCASQFHPEFSSTPLKPQPLFRDFVKATLK, encoded by the coding sequence ATGACCCGATACGTTTTTGTGACTGGCGGCGTGGTTTCATCGATCGGCAAGGGCATCCTCGCGGCGGGGCTCGGCCTGCTCCTGGAGGCCCGCGGCCTGAAGATCGCGATGATGAAGCTGGACCCCTACATCAACGTGGATCCGGGCACAATGAATCCCTTCGAGCATGGCGAAGTCTTTGTCACCGACGATGGGGCCGAGACCGACCTCGACCTGGGCCACTACGAGCGATTCACCTCCTGCAAACTCTCCCAGCGCAGCAACGTGACCACGGGCGGCATCTACAACGCCGTCATCCAGAAAGAGCGGCGCGGCGAATACCTGGGCAAGACCGTGCAGGTCATCCCCCACATCACCGACGAGATCAAATCCCGCATCCGCCAGATGGCCTCCAACCCCGAAGAGCCGGTGGACGTGGTGATCGTGGAAATCGGCGGCACCGTCGGCGACATCGAGAGCCTGCCGTTCCTGGAGGCCCTGCGCCAGTACCGCCTGGAAGTCGGCCCGCCCAACTGCTGTTTCGTCCACGTTACGCTCGTGCCCTACATTGAGGCGGCGGGCGAGCTGAAGACCAAGCCGACCCAGCACAGCGTGCGCTCCCTGCGCGACATCGGCATCCAGCCCAACGTGATCGTGTGCCGCACGGGCCCCTACGCCCTCAGCGACGGCGAGCGCCACAAGATCGCCATGTTCTGCGACGTGACGGACAACGCCATTATTTCGGCGCAGGACGTCTCCCCGCTCTACGCCATCCCCCTGAACTTCAAGGCGCAGGGCCTGGACGACACCGTGCTCGGGCTCCTGAACATGGAGGCCGGCGAAAGCGACCTCAGCGAATGGACGAGCATGGTCGAGCGCCTGAAGCGCTCCTCTCGCGATGTGCGGATCGCCGCCGTCGGGAAGTACGTGGGCCACGACGACGCGTACAAGAGCATCAACGAGGCCTTTGTGCACGCAGGCACCGAGAACGATTGCCGCGTGAAGCTCGAATGGGTGGACTCCGAACAGTTTGAGCGGGGCGCCCGTCCGGAGGAGGTGCTGGCGGGCTACGACGGCATTCTCGTGGGGCCGGGATTCGGCAGCCGCGGCGTGGAGGGCAAGATCAAGGCGGTGCACTACGCCCGCACCCACCGGGTGCCCTTTCTGGGCATCTGCCTGGGCATGCAGGTGGCCGTAATCGAGATCGCCCGCAATTGCGCCGGCCTCGCCGAAGCCAACTCCACGGAATTCGACCCGGAAACGAAGCACCCCATCATCTCGCTGCTGACCGAACAGCGCGGACTGAAGGACATGGGCGGCACCATGCGCCTGGGCGCGTACCGCTGCGAATTGAAGGAGGGCACCCTGGCGCGCGACGCCTATGGCAAGCCCTCCGTCGAGGAACGGCACCGGCACCGCTACGAATTCAACAACGACTACCTGGAGCAGCTTCGCGAGAAAGGCGGGCTGGTCGTCAGCGGCGTCCACCACAAGGGCGACCACGAGCTCGTCGAGATTATTGAAGTGAAGGATCACCCCTGGTTCTGCGCCTCGCAATTCCACCCGGAATTCAGCAGCACGCCACTGAAACCCCAACCCCTCTTCCGCGACTTTGTCAAAGCAACACTCAAATAA
- a CDS encoding serine/threonine protein kinase, translated as MAEEQYAPDRSKLYHYKLDRILGEGGTGRVYRGIDTKKGEVVAIKLFRENFFRNRLHLRDLVKSVKRFKKYANDHVVKIYDFIDGEEGKCMVMEYIDGPDLKWYLVNRPWNLQERIGIVSQICFGLQYLHDQKIVHHDIKPANILFTRTGVAKLADFSLYGSSLLLEMFDKGAGEQITPLYVPPEIIRGEGATAKSDQYSLGITLYLLFAERLPFQVDSLQRMYQCHLSAEPDHPSLVNPKCPHGLGDIILRLLAKRPDERFKDCDELRIAISQMGRSRI; from the coding sequence ATGGCCGAAGAACAATACGCACCGGATCGAAGCAAGCTCTACCACTACAAACTGGACCGGATCCTGGGCGAAGGCGGCACGGGCCGGGTGTATCGGGGAATCGACACGAAGAAGGGCGAGGTCGTCGCGATCAAGCTCTTTCGGGAAAATTTCTTCCGGAACCGCCTCCACCTCCGCGACCTCGTCAAGAGCGTCAAGCGCTTCAAGAAGTACGCCAACGACCATGTCGTGAAAATTTACGATTTCATCGACGGCGAAGAAGGCAAGTGCATGGTCATGGAGTACATTGACGGGCCCGACCTGAAATGGTACCTCGTCAATCGCCCCTGGAACCTCCAGGAGCGAATTGGAATCGTGAGCCAGATCTGCTTCGGTCTACAGTATCTTCACGACCAGAAGATCGTCCACCACGACATCAAGCCGGCGAACATCCTCTTTACGCGAACCGGCGTCGCCAAGCTCGCCGACTTCTCCCTTTATGGCAGCAGCCTCCTCCTCGAAATGTTCGACAAGGGGGCCGGCGAACAGATCACCCCCTTGTACGTCCCGCCGGAGATCATCCGCGGCGAAGGGGCCACCGCCAAGAGCGACCAGTACTCCCTCGGCATCACCCTTTACCTCCTGTTCGCCGAGCGCCTCCCCTTCCAGGTCGACAGCCTCCAGCGCATGTACCAATGCCACCTCAGCGCCGAGCCCGATCATCCCTCGCTCGTGAACCCCAAATGCCCCCACGGCCTGGGCGATATCATCCTGCGCCTACTCGCCAAGCGACCGGACGAACGATTCAAGGATTGCGACGAACTGCGAATCGCCATATCCCAGATGGGCCGCAGCCGAATCTGA
- the gatA gene encoding Asp-tRNA(Asn)/Glu-tRNA(Gln) amidotransferase subunit GatA: MTAWHEKTAAQIRDAVAAGAVSAAEVTRSYLDRIEAVDGRIGAYTQVWRDEALAQAEGLDQRIQAGEAVGPLAGVPISLKELICTTRGFTTCSSRILQGFQSPYNATVTEKLIAADAILLGKVNMDEFAMGSSTENSAVQKTANPWNLKCVPGGSSGGSAASIASATSAISFGSDTGGSIRQPAAFCGCVGLKPTYGRVSRYGLVAFASSLDQIGPLSRDVTDAALAMNVICGKDPMDATSADLPVEDFTRALTGDVKGLRIGLPKEYFIDALGSEVRALVEASAEVLREQGAEIVEVSLPHTDYAVAVYYIVAPAEASANLARFDGVRYGFRHSDAGNVTEMYVKTKSEGFGPEVQRRIMLGTYVLSSGYYDAYYLKAQKVRTLIKQDFDRAFAECDLILTPTAPTPAFEMGAKSDPLEMYLNDIFTISTNLAGIPAISIPCGLSATGLPVGLQLIGKAFDEATVLRAAHCYEQHAGLQMGAPALG, encoded by the coding sequence ATGACGGCGTGGCACGAAAAGACCGCCGCGCAGATTCGCGACGCCGTGGCCGCTGGCGCGGTATCCGCCGCCGAGGTCACCCGGAGCTACCTTGATCGCATTGAGGCCGTCGACGGGCGGATCGGCGCATATACGCAGGTGTGGCGCGACGAGGCCCTGGCGCAGGCCGAGGGCCTCGACCAACGTATCCAGGCCGGTGAGGCGGTGGGGCCGCTTGCGGGCGTGCCCATATCCCTCAAGGAGCTCATTTGCACGACGCGGGGCTTCACGACCTGCTCCTCGCGGATTCTGCAGGGCTTCCAAAGCCCCTACAACGCCACCGTGACCGAGAAACTGATCGCCGCCGACGCCATCCTCCTCGGCAAGGTGAACATGGACGAATTCGCGATGGGGTCCTCCACGGAGAACAGCGCCGTCCAGAAGACCGCGAACCCCTGGAATCTGAAGTGCGTGCCCGGGGGCTCCAGCGGCGGATCCGCGGCCTCGATCGCCTCCGCCACCAGCGCCATTTCCTTCGGCAGCGATACCGGCGGCTCTATCCGCCAGCCCGCCGCCTTCTGCGGTTGCGTGGGCCTCAAGCCGACCTACGGCCGGGTCTCCCGCTACGGCCTCGTCGCCTTCGCGTCCTCACTCGATCAGATCGGCCCGCTCTCCCGCGACGTGACCGACGCCGCGCTGGCCATGAACGTGATCTGCGGCAAGGACCCGATGGACGCCACGAGCGCCGATCTCCCGGTGGAGGACTTCACCCGCGCGCTCACGGGCGACGTGAAGGGGCTCCGCATCGGACTTCCGAAGGAGTATTTCATCGACGCGCTCGGGAGCGAGGTGCGCGCACTGGTGGAGGCCAGCGCGGAGGTTCTTCGCGAACAGGGCGCCGAGATCGTCGAGGTTTCGCTGCCCCACACCGACTACGCCGTGGCCGTGTACTACATCGTCGCCCCCGCCGAGGCGAGCGCGAACCTGGCCCGCTTCGACGGCGTGCGCTACGGCTTCCGCCATTCGGACGCGGGCAACGTCACCGAGATGTACGTCAAGACCAAGTCCGAGGGATTCGGGCCGGAGGTGCAGCGCCGCATCATGCTCGGCACCTACGTGCTTTCCAGCGGCTACTACGACGCCTACTACCTGAAGGCCCAGAAAGTACGCACCCTCATCAAGCAGGACTTCGACCGGGCCTTCGCGGAGTGCGACCTCATCCTCACCCCCACGGCCCCGACCCCGGCCTTTGAGATGGGCGCCAAGTCGGATCCGCTGGAAATGTACCTCAACGACATCTTTACGATCTCGACCAACCTGGCGGGCATACCGGCCATCTCGATCCCCTGCGGGCTGAGCGCCACGGGCCTCCCCGTCGGGCTGCAACTGATCGGCAAGGCCTTCGACGAGGCAACAGTCCTGCGCGCCGCGCACTGCTACGAACAGCACGCGGGCCTCCAAATGGGCGCGCCCGCCCTGGGATGA
- the gatB gene encoding Asp-tRNA(Asn)/Glu-tRNA(Gln) amidotransferase subunit GatB: MEYEAVIGMEVHVQLNCKSKLFCGCSTDFHAPANTNVCPVCLGMPGAMPVLNREMVNKSVAVGLALNCAISRWSKMDRKNYFYPDQSKNYQISQYDLPLNHGGHLDIHVNGETKRIGITRAHMEEDTARNTHTIGGGQSGVDFNRCGVPLLEIVTEPDIHSADEAYAYLTELKQILQYLDVSDCSMEEGKLRAEANISVRPKGSTAFGTKTEVKNVASFSGTYKAIQYEIARQIQILNDGGTIVQETRGWDDDRGVTFSQRAKESAHDYRYFPEPDLVPIVVDEAWEESIRAALPELPAARRARLTGAFGLSDYDAGVLTATRAMADFYEAAAAKTDPKKAANWIMGDLQALVTEDRAEIGSIPVTPEYLAAMINLIEDGTISGKIAKEVLAEMYRTGKSPAAVVEEKGLVQISDHGAIDAAVAEVIAANPAQVAEFKAGKEKVIGFLVGQIMKATQGKANPKMVNDILRAKLSE, encoded by the coding sequence ATGGAATACGAAGCCGTAATCGGCATGGAAGTACACGTGCAGTTGAACTGCAAGTCGAAACTCTTCTGCGGCTGCAGTACCGACTTCCACGCGCCCGCCAACACGAATGTGTGCCCCGTTTGCCTGGGCATGCCGGGGGCCATGCCCGTGCTCAACCGCGAAATGGTCAACAAGTCGGTCGCGGTCGGGCTGGCGCTGAACTGCGCGATATCCCGCTGGTCGAAGATGGACCGGAAGAACTACTTCTACCCCGACCAGTCCAAGAACTACCAGATCAGCCAGTATGACCTGCCGCTGAATCACGGCGGCCACCTCGATATTCACGTGAACGGGGAGACGAAGCGCATCGGCATCACCCGCGCGCACATGGAAGAGGACACCGCGCGCAACACCCACACGATCGGCGGCGGCCAGAGCGGCGTGGATTTCAACCGCTGCGGCGTGCCCCTGCTGGAAATCGTCACGGAGCCCGATATCCACAGCGCGGATGAGGCGTACGCGTACCTCACGGAGTTGAAGCAGATCCTGCAATACCTGGACGTAAGCGATTGCAGCATGGAAGAAGGCAAGCTCCGCGCCGAGGCCAACATCAGCGTGCGCCCGAAGGGCAGCACGGCCTTCGGCACGAAGACCGAAGTGAAGAATGTGGCGTCCTTCAGCGGGACGTACAAGGCGATCCAGTACGAAATCGCCCGCCAGATCCAGATTCTGAACGATGGCGGAACGATTGTGCAGGAAACCCGCGGCTGGGACGATGATCGCGGCGTGACTTTCTCGCAGCGCGCCAAGGAATCCGCGCACGACTACCGCTACTTCCCCGAACCCGACCTCGTCCCCATTGTCGTGGACGAAGCCTGGGAAGAATCGATTCGCGCCGCCCTGCCCGAGCTCCCCGCCGCGCGCCGCGCCCGCCTCACCGGGGCTTTCGGGCTGTCGGACTACGACGCGGGCGTGCTGACCGCCACGCGGGCGATGGCCGATTTCTACGAGGCGGCCGCCGCGAAAACCGACCCAAAAAAGGCCGCCAACTGGATTATGGGCGACCTCCAGGCCCTGGTCACGGAGGACAGGGCGGAAATCGGAAGTATCCCGGTCACCCCGGAGTATCTCGCCGCGATGATTAACCTGATTGAAGATGGTACAATCAGTGGCAAGATTGCGAAGGAAGTGCTGGCCGAGATGTACCGGACCGGGAAATCCCCCGCCGCCGTGGTGGAGGAAAAGGGTCTGGTGCAGATCAGCGACCACGGCGCGATCGACGCCGCGGTGGCCGAGGTCATTGCCGCCAACCCCGCCCAGGTGGCGGAGTTCAAGGCCGGCAAGGAAAAAGTGATCGGCTTCCTCGTAGGGCAGATAATGAAAGCGACGCAGGGTAAGGCGAACCCGAAGATGGTGAACGATATCCTGCGCGCAAAGCTTTCCGAATAG
- a CDS encoding ABC-F family ATP-binding cassette domain-containing protein produces the protein MSLVRLDNVRKTYAGRDVLDGVDFRVEEGEHIGLIGRNGTGKSTIFRLITGEIDPDRGIIDRMKRVKVSCLSQLHRVDEGKTIYDIILDSFADIVRLEGELAELEHQIAAGCEKSLEIYSEKQEYFTIHGGYDFRVRIKQVLQGLGFAESEFDLGFTALSGGQRTRLMLALVLLQEADLLLLDEPENHLDLEAREWLETYLKECPRAVVIISHDRQMLNNVVERIVELERGGLRNYPGNYDAYVARKTLHREQQQAEFERQQEFIRKEQAWIDRFRYKNTKAKQVQSRIKRLEKMEMVDAPLADAAAVRFKMADVSRTGELVLEARDLAMGYGPLTLYKHVSFRVHRGERVGIVGPNGSGKTTLLRQLAEEHGGLAGTVTLGHKVQRGFYEQNHESLNPSADILTEVHSAKPEWVPEQIRSYLGRFLFTGDDVFKPISTLSGGELSRVAMAKLLLSGCNLLLLDEPTNHLDIVSREALEHSLAGFEGAMIVVSHDRTLIDKLVDKLVVLERGHASVHLGNYAEYRGRQQAEAAAPAPVKTTEDVLKIRRDGQDKKKRGNDRDRRKQKVKLEKLEGDIEAVEAMVQELEDRFSEIDPSDYARAESMKQEYEALKLDLDELYRSWESLAAGEEQQV, from the coding sequence CACGATATTCCGCCTGATCACGGGGGAGATCGACCCGGATCGGGGCATAATCGACCGGATGAAGCGGGTGAAAGTCTCGTGTTTGTCCCAGCTGCACCGGGTGGACGAAGGCAAGACCATCTACGACATTATCCTCGATTCCTTCGCGGATATCGTTCGCCTGGAAGGCGAGCTCGCGGAACTGGAGCACCAGATCGCGGCGGGCTGCGAGAAGTCCCTCGAAATCTACAGCGAGAAGCAGGAATACTTCACGATCCACGGGGGCTACGACTTTCGCGTCCGGATCAAGCAGGTCTTGCAGGGGCTGGGCTTCGCGGAAAGCGAGTTCGACCTGGGGTTCACCGCGCTCAGCGGCGGCCAGCGGACCCGGCTCATGCTGGCGCTCGTCCTCTTGCAGGAGGCGGACCTGCTGTTGCTCGACGAACCGGAGAACCACCTTGACCTGGAAGCCCGCGAGTGGCTGGAAACCTATCTGAAGGAATGCCCCCGCGCTGTCGTGATTATTTCGCACGACCGGCAAATGCTGAACAACGTCGTGGAGCGGATAGTGGAGCTGGAGCGGGGCGGCCTGCGGAACTACCCGGGCAACTACGACGCCTATGTCGCCCGCAAGACGCTCCATCGCGAGCAGCAGCAGGCGGAGTTTGAGCGGCAGCAGGAGTTCATACGCAAGGAGCAGGCGTGGATCGACCGCTTCCGCTACAAGAACACCAAGGCCAAGCAGGTCCAGAGCCGCATCAAGCGCCTGGAGAAGATGGAGATGGTGGACGCGCCGCTGGCGGATGCCGCCGCCGTCCGTTTCAAGATGGCCGACGTGTCGCGGACGGGCGAACTGGTGCTGGAGGCGCGGGATCTCGCGATGGGCTACGGCCCGCTGACGCTCTACAAGCATGTGAGCTTTCGCGTGCACCGGGGCGAGCGCGTGGGCATCGTGGGGCCGAACGGCAGCGGCAAAACGACCCTGCTGCGCCAGCTCGCGGAAGAGCACGGCGGCCTGGCCGGCACGGTCACGCTCGGGCACAAGGTGCAGCGCGGATTCTATGAGCAGAACCACGAATCGCTCAATCCCTCGGCGGATATCCTCACGGAAGTGCACAGCGCGAAGCCGGAATGGGTCCCCGAACAGATCCGCAGTTATCTGGGCCGCTTTTTGTTCACCGGCGACGACGTCTTCAAGCCGATCAGCACGCTGAGCGGCGGCGAGCTCAGCCGGGTGGCCATGGCGAAGCTGCTGTTGAGCGGCTGCAACCTGCTGCTGCTGGACGAACCCACCAACCATCTGGACATCGTGTCGCGCGAGGCGCTGGAGCACTCGCTGGCGGGCTTCGAAGGCGCCATGATCGTGGTCAGCCACGACCGGACGCTCATCGACAAACTGGTGGACAAGCTGGTGGTGCTGGAGCGCGGCCACGCGAGCGTGCACCTCGGCAACTACGCGGAGTATCGCGGCAGGCAGCAGGCCGAGGCGGCCGCGCCGGCGCCCGTGAAAACCACGGAAGACGTGCTCAAGATCCGGCGGGACGGACAGGACAAGAAGAAGCGCGGGAACGATCGCGATCGCCGCAAGCAGAAGGTGAAGCTGGAGAAGCTGGAGGGGGATATCGAGGCGGTCGAGGCGATGGTGCAGGAACTGGAGGACCGGTTCAGCGAAATCGATCCGTCCGACTACGCCAGGGCGGAGTCCATGAAGCAGGAGTACGAGGCGCTGAAACTGGATTTGGATGAACTGTACCGGTCCTGGGAGTCGCTGGCGGCGGGTGAGGAGCAGCAAGTGTGA
- a CDS encoding 3-deoxy-D-manno-octulosonic acid kinase — MPPALPEHLRSYRYVEQGGKAGFVLESEAGALIPLLFADAGPGGSEEAGGRGRVLRFELASGGGIFRRYRRGGLAARVLADGYLGNRMRREFELTAWLYAAGGAVPQPLGVVWSRRGLLYRGAIATRAIAGDTLLARLQRGEADSRLLGECGRVIRVMHDLGVWHADLQALNILAAGGSAWLIDFDNARRMARVSHVARARNLLRLRRSLEKHGQSLDNFDVIRAGYGNLGLPRWLDFLYRLRGLFSDTLHG, encoded by the coding sequence ATGCCCCCAGCCCTGCCCGAGCACCTGAGAAGCTACCGCTACGTGGAGCAAGGCGGAAAAGCGGGCTTTGTACTGGAGTCGGAGGCGGGCGCGCTGATCCCGCTGCTCTTCGCAGACGCGGGCCCGGGCGGAAGCGAGGAGGCCGGCGGCCGCGGGCGGGTGCTCCGCTTCGAACTGGCTTCGGGCGGCGGCATCTTCCGGCGCTACCGGCGCGGCGGGCTGGCGGCGCGGGTGCTGGCCGATGGGTATCTCGGCAACCGCATGCGCCGCGAGTTTGAGCTGACTGCGTGGCTTTATGCGGCGGGCGGCGCCGTTCCGCAGCCACTGGGCGTGGTCTGGTCGCGGCGGGGCCTCCTTTACCGGGGCGCAATCGCAACGCGGGCCATTGCGGGGGATACATTGCTGGCGCGGCTTCAGCGGGGAGAGGCCGATTCGCGGCTTCTTGGGGAGTGCGGGCGGGTTATCCGGGTTATGCACGATCTCGGGGTGTGGCATGCGGACTTACAGGCCCTGAACATTTTGGCCGCCGGCGGGAGCGCCTGGCTGATCGATTTCGACAATGCGCGCCGGATGGCGCGGGTTTCCCACGTCGCCCGCGCGCGGAATTTGCTGCGGCTGCGGCGATCGCTTGAAAAGCACGGGCAATCTCTGGATAATTTCGATGTCATTCGGGCCGGGTACGGCAATCTTGGGCTGCCGCGCTGGCTCGACTTCCTTTACCGGCTGCGGGGTCTTTTTTCAGACACCCTGCACGGGTGA
- the gatC gene encoding Asp-tRNA(Asn)/Glu-tRNA(Gln) amidotransferase subunit GatC, whose protein sequence is MSTITQADVAYVAGLAQLDLDAAAKARLVHEMNDILAYMEKLNELDTGGVEPMMHAMALTNVFREDEVKPSLEREIALRGAPVHDNEFFIVPKILDTEGGDA, encoded by the coding sequence ATGAGCACGATTACACAAGCCGACGTTGCGTATGTCGCCGGATTGGCGCAACTCGACCTCGACGCCGCCGCGAAAGCGCGGCTTGTCCACGAGATGAACGACATCCTCGCCTATATGGAAAAGCTGAACGAGCTCGATACCGGCGGCGTCGAACCCATGATGCACGCGATGGCCCTGACCAACGTCTTCCGCGAAGATGAAGTCAAGCCGTCCCTGGAGCGCGAGATCGCCCTGCGCGGCGCGCCGGTCCACGACAACGAATTTTTCATCGTGCCCAAAATCCTCGATACGGAAGGCGGTGACGCATGA